Proteins encoded by one window of Cylindrospermum stagnale PCC 7417:
- a CDS encoding Uma2 family endonuclease, with amino-acid sequence MVQALPKPVTFEQFAEWYPDTGLRYELHNGAIVEMNQPLGEHELIIALLSRNLTAEIVRRNRPYVISKNAFVKTPATETAYCPDILLLNLDNLANEPLWQKQSTVSQAASVPFVAEVVSSNWGVDYGNKVSDYEAIGIPEYWIIDYLGVGGRRFIGNPKLPTLSIYSLTEGEYQVTQFRGDDFIVSPTFPELRLTAKEVLQQNL; translated from the coding sequence ATGGTTCAAGCTTTACCAAAACCAGTAACCTTTGAACAATTTGCAGAATGGTACCCCGACACAGGATTACGCTACGAACTGCACAACGGAGCAATTGTCGAAATGAACCAGCCATTAGGGGAACATGAACTCATCATCGCCCTACTAAGTCGCAACTTAACAGCAGAGATAGTTAGGAGAAACCGGCCTTACGTCATCTCTAAAAATGCCTTTGTTAAAACCCCAGCAACGGAAACAGCTTATTGCCCCGACATCCTGCTGTTAAATCTAGACAACTTGGCCAATGAACCCTTGTGGCAGAAACAGTCAACCGTCAGCCAAGCCGCATCAGTTCCATTCGTCGCCGAAGTTGTTAGCTCTAATTGGGGCGTTGATTACGGGAATAAAGTTAGTGACTATGAAGCCATAGGAATTCCTGAATATTGGATCATAGATTACCTGGGAGTAGGCGGCAGAAGATTTATCGGCAATCCCAAGTTACCCACACTATCAATTTATTCCTTGACTGAAGGTGAATATCAAGTAACCCAGTTTAGGGGAGACGATTTTATAGTATCTCCAACCTTCCCAGAATTACGCCTGACCGCCAAAGAAGTTTTACAACAGAACCTCTGA
- a CDS encoding KilA-N domain-containing protein, which produces MSEIEKFSELVQDAQRGDGYINATKWCKAFGSRLDKWKQLPETKAKADDLSHTLKNSVSNSEIFHTPQAGVSNFESVKITGSEISLALELKIDIGVRDAISIVKDLAIANTYPLMNEADQQKFKSKYFWSARRFNFVPTEDCPTPPLID; this is translated from the coding sequence ATGTCAGAAATAGAAAAGTTTAGTGAATTGGTGCAAGATGCCCAGCGCGGCGACGGTTATATCAACGCTACAAAGTGGTGTAAGGCTTTTGGCTCCCGATTGGATAAATGGAAACAGTTACCGGAGACAAAAGCAAAAGCAGACGATCTTTCTCACACCCTAAAAAATAGTGTGTCAAACTCTGAGATTTTTCACACACCCCAGGCGGGTGTGTCAAATTTTGAGAGCGTAAAAATCACGGGGTCAGAAATCAGCCTTGCACTAGAACTTAAAATCGATATTGGTGTTCGGGACGCAATATCCATCGTCAAAGACCTTGCCATAGCCAACACCTATCCTTTGATGAATGAGGCGGATCAGCAGAAATTTAAAAGTAAATACTTCTGGAGTGCCAGACGTTTCAACTTTGTACCAACAGAAGATTGTCCAACGCCGCCACTAATTGATTAA
- a CDS encoding Arm DNA-binding domain-containing protein, whose amino-acid sequence MLSVPEETADSIKDGLSRLKRIEEIVHSWDDIFDYVVKKSPRGILPMEYYQAKELLGDLRECLKLKTVSKANPITPLASEVEEPITADASEVTPLTSEVEEPITADASEVEEPITVDASEVTPLAQDEQEIDQRTKEDKWISIDSRSNLLALRFRVKGFDKQFFLRTGLEDTPANREKARSLRDEIKDDIWTGDFDSTLSRYKTHKPKLDKPASDAVIDKPLALGATVELEERMVLVPVVDPNRRNGFVTGKFALTQLLVVRPVDSET is encoded by the coding sequence ATGCTGTCAGTACCTGAAGAAACCGCCGATTCAATTAAAGATGGACTGTCCAGGCTTAAACGAATAGAAGAAATTGTTCATAGCTGGGATGACATCTTTGACTATGTCGTCAAGAAATCTCCTAGAGGTATCCTACCAATGGAGTACTACCAGGCTAAAGAGTTGCTAGGTGACTTAAGAGAGTGCCTGAAACTCAAAACTGTCAGTAAAGCTAACCCCATTACTCCCCTTGCCAGTGAAGTAGAGGAACCAATTACTGCTGATGCCAGTGAAGTGACTCCCCTCACCAGTGAAGTAGAAGAACCAATTACCGCTGATGCCAGTGAAGTAGAGGAACCAATTACTGTTGATGCCAGTGAAGTAACTCCCCTCGCTCAAGATGAGCAAGAGATTGACCAGCGGACAAAAGAGGATAAATGGATAAGTATCGACTCACGGTCTAACCTGTTGGCCCTGCGGTTTAGGGTGAAGGGATTTGATAAACAGTTCTTTCTACGCACTGGGCTAGAAGATACCCCGGCTAACCGCGAGAAGGCGCGATCGCTTAGGGATGAGATAAAAGACGATATTTGGACGGGTGACTTTGACTCGACACTATCCCGCTACAAAACTCACAAACCAAAACTAGACAAGCCAGCCAGCGACGCAGTAATTGACAAACCACTAGCACTAGGGGCAACAGTGGAGCTAGAGGAACGGATGGTACTTGTTCCTGTCGTTGACCCAAATAGGCGTAACGGTTTTGTAACGGGTAAATTCGCGCTGACTCAATTACTGGTTGTTAGACCTGTGGATTCTGAAACCTAG
- a CDS encoding AAA domain-containing protein produces MCSAGKTGKEYPDLETFCSDNSPQFFLKALENVQGDERDAIILSVGYARDDQGKLSLNFGPLNRQGGERRLNVAVTRAKSKITLVSSIQPGDIDTTRAKSKCIEALHNYLKYAASGGEVLQGNSSTDTLRFESPFEEDVYYTLVQEGYTIRTQVGCSGYRIDLAVVNNNCPGEFLLGIECDGASYHSSPTARDRDRLRQEVLERLGWKIYRIWSTDWFRNKPVQVRLLIEKIKQLQQIR; encoded by the coding sequence ATGTGCAGCGCTGGGAAAACTGGGAAAGAATATCCTGATCTGGAGACGTTTTGTAGTGATAACTCACCACAGTTTTTTCTGAAAGCACTAGAAAATGTTCAGGGTGATGAGCGAGATGCAATCATACTCAGCGTTGGGTATGCTCGTGATGATCAAGGTAAGCTTTCTCTCAACTTTGGCCCCCTGAATCGGCAAGGTGGAGAACGACGGCTCAACGTCGCTGTCACGCGGGCGAAAAGTAAAATTACACTCGTTTCTTCCATACAGCCTGGGGACATCGACACTACACGCGCCAAAAGCAAATGCATAGAAGCACTACATAATTACTTAAAATATGCAGCGAGTGGCGGAGAAGTATTGCAAGGTAACTCTTCCACAGATACGCTTCGCTTTGAATCGCCATTTGAAGAAGATGTTTACTATACTTTAGTCCAAGAGGGATACACTATCCGCACCCAAGTTGGATGCTCAGGATACCGGATTGACTTGGCTGTAGTCAATAACAATTGCCCTGGTGAGTTTTTACTGGGGATTGAGTGTGATGGGGCATCATACCATAGTTCACCAACTGCCAGAGATCGCGATCGCCTCAGACAAGAAGTGCTTGAAAGGCTCGGTTGGAAAATTTACCGCATTTGGTCAACAGACTGGTTTCGTAACAAACCTGTTCAAGTTCGTCTGTTGATAGAAAAGATCAAACAACTACAACAAATCAGATAG
- a CDS encoding slipin family protein: MWQTFYIKPNEIGILYHRSDFKKILQPGTYTYFGRHWQVKTYDLNQPEAQIENLELLLRNHADELQKHLLIVRTAFNQTALVHWGRNWLIITPNQLRAFWRGFIEVESHLFNLEESLELPSSFVQQLRSVALTGIKKFQISEYEIGLLYLQNNFVQPLEPGEYAFWSVAQDVTVRTLSRIVPNPDFPLEDVLIEKHPNFVDAYCEVVQLQSHQVAIVRYRGKVISILPPTSRKLFWQGVEVEVVDISTNAKLPFPLVAELVEGAADVKLLSRNCLHICQVPAQHVGLLYINQEFQAQLQPGVNAWWLFGRSFQTEAIDLRLQNMEISGQDILSKDKVPLRLNLTAGFRIQDPLKAKNGLSDISGFLYKELQFALRGAVGERTLDALLEDKGAIDRSISEYIRQKAAEYGIEVDSVGVKDIILPGEIKAILSKVVEAEKAAQANVVRRREETAATRSMLNTAKVMEDNPVALRLKELEVLERIAEKIDRIQVNGSLDNILTDLIRMNPQ; this comes from the coding sequence ATGTGGCAAACATTTTATATCAAACCTAACGAAATCGGCATTTTATATCACCGCAGCGACTTTAAGAAAATCTTGCAGCCTGGTACATATACTTACTTTGGTCGCCATTGGCAAGTCAAAACATACGACCTCAACCAGCCGGAAGCACAGATTGAAAACCTAGAACTATTATTGCGAAATCATGCAGATGAACTGCAAAAACATTTATTGATTGTCAGAACCGCATTTAATCAAACTGCTTTAGTCCACTGGGGTCGGAATTGGTTAATCATTACCCCAAATCAATTACGGGCATTTTGGCGTGGTTTTATTGAAGTAGAATCTCATCTCTTCAATTTAGAAGAAAGCTTAGAATTGCCTAGTTCTTTTGTGCAGCAATTGCGCTCAGTTGCATTGACTGGAATAAAAAAGTTCCAAATCTCTGAATATGAGATTGGTTTGCTATATCTGCAAAACAATTTTGTGCAACCTCTGGAACCAGGAGAGTATGCTTTTTGGTCTGTAGCTCAAGATGTGACAGTGCGGACTCTCAGCCGGATTGTGCCTAATCCAGATTTCCCCCTAGAAGATGTACTAATTGAAAAACATCCCAACTTTGTTGATGCTTACTGTGAAGTCGTACAATTACAGAGTCATCAAGTAGCGATTGTGCGATATCGGGGTAAGGTAATTTCTATTTTGCCACCTACAAGCCGCAAGTTATTTTGGCAAGGTGTGGAAGTGGAAGTTGTAGACATCAGCACAAATGCAAAGTTACCCTTTCCCTTGGTTGCAGAGTTAGTTGAAGGTGCAGCAGATGTAAAATTGCTCAGTCGCAACTGTTTGCATATCTGCCAAGTTCCCGCACAGCACGTCGGACTACTGTACATTAATCAAGAATTTCAAGCACAACTCCAACCAGGGGTAAACGCTTGGTGGTTGTTTGGACGTTCTTTTCAAACCGAAGCCATCGACCTGCGACTACAAAACATGGAAATCTCTGGTCAAGATATCCTTTCTAAAGATAAAGTACCTCTGCGTTTAAACTTAACTGCTGGCTTCCGCATTCAAGACCCATTGAAGGCAAAAAACGGGTTATCAGATATTTCCGGTTTCTTATACAAAGAATTGCAATTTGCCTTGCGTGGTGCAGTGGGTGAACGGACTTTAGATGCTTTATTAGAAGATAAAGGTGCAATTGATAGAAGTATCTCTGAATATATTCGCCAAAAAGCTGCTGAATATGGAATTGAAGTTGATTCTGTAGGTGTCAAAGACATCATTTTACCTGGGGAAATTAAGGCTATTTTGAGTAAGGTTGTTGAGGCTGAAAAAGCCGCTCAAGCCAACGTAGTCAGACGCAGAGAAGAAACTGCTGCTACTCGCAGTATGTTAAACACTGCCAAGGTGATGGAAGATAATCCGGTTGCATTGCGTTTGAAGGAATTGGAGGTTTTAGAACGAATTGCCGAAAAAATTGATCGGATTCAAGTTAACGGCAGTTTGGATAATATTTTGACAGACTTAATTCGCATGAATCCGCAGTGA
- a CDS encoding AAA family ATPase translates to MLEKVILHNFKSHKSTELNFDSSRLHGLVGKNSAGKTSVLQAVYYLSMLTNSSFREIFKYDKSPQFITTIGETDMSVTASGFWQDVNQDNWEVSYSYHLRQDGIKSWIPATSWKIDGNEASWYKEETKTPIKYPDAICKSLKPTVYLKLAASNLAKPAYSDKVKPKVEFDGSLLAPTLDFLRDEAPDKFELIEEKLSRIVPNVRKVGIKRAKVPVIRKRLIEVDGKSISYDETQEMTGQEVILDMNTGERIPAHAISEGTMLTLGLLTVIMNPNQPNLVLLDDIEQGLHPKAQRDLMTVIKQIIQENPSLQIIFSTHSPYIIDELVPSQVHILNNSNSGFTISKRLDEHPDVEWAKQTLTTGEFWDAEGEDWVVAGEVSD, encoded by the coding sequence ATGCTAGAAAAAGTAATACTTCATAATTTCAAAAGCCATAAATCTACAGAACTTAATTTCGATAGTTCCCGATTACATGGACTTGTAGGAAAAAATAGTGCTGGTAAAACAAGCGTGTTACAGGCAGTATATTATCTAAGTATGCTTACTAATTCATCATTTAGGGAAATATTTAAGTATGATAAATCACCCCAATTCATTACAACAATTGGGGAAACAGATATGTCTGTTACTGCGAGTGGTTTTTGGCAAGATGTAAATCAAGATAATTGGGAAGTTTCTTATTCCTATCATTTGAGACAGGACGGTATTAAGAGTTGGATTCCAGCAACATCATGGAAAATAGATGGAAATGAAGCTAGTTGGTATAAAGAAGAGACAAAAACACCAATAAAATACCCGGATGCAATTTGTAAATCTTTAAAACCTACTGTTTACCTAAAATTAGCTGCAAGTAATCTTGCCAAACCAGCTTACAGTGATAAAGTCAAACCCAAAGTTGAGTTTGATGGTTCGTTATTAGCACCAACTTTAGATTTTCTGCGTGATGAAGCTCCAGATAAATTTGAATTAATAGAAGAAAAGCTGAGTCGAATTGTACCAAATGTACGCAAAGTTGGCATCAAGCGGGCAAAAGTTCCAGTCATTCGCAAACGTTTAATCGAAGTTGATGGTAAATCTATTTCCTATGACGAAACTCAGGAAATGACAGGGCAAGAAGTTATATTAGATATGAATACAGGTGAACGTATTCCAGCCCATGCAATTAGTGAAGGAACAATGCTAACTTTAGGTTTGCTAACTGTGATAATGAACCCTAATCAACCTAATTTAGTTTTACTAGATGATATTGAACAGGGACTTCATCCCAAAGCACAACGTGACTTGATGACTGTTATTAAGCAAATAATTCAAGAAAATCCCAGCCTGCAAATTATTTTCTCTACTCATTCCCCATATATTATTGATGAACTTGTTCCTTCTCAAGTACATATATTGAATAACAGTAATTCAGGTTTCACAATCTCCAAACGCTTAGATGAACATCCTGATGTAGAATGGGCAAAACAAACCTTGACAACTGGTGAGTTTTGGGATGCTGAGGGTGAAGATTGGGTTGTTGCAGGAGAAGTCAGTGATTGA
- a CDS encoding site-specific integrase, which produces MITKLTLELEQVNLRLKSAKTRVTIRESNGSLQLRATLPIKPGDKDIRSTARKQYNITLNIPANFDGLKTAEEEAYELGKLIARKTFEWNDKYLGNEAIKNNSATIGELLEQFEAEYFKTHKRTTKSEHTFFYYFSRTKRHTNPQDLATAVNLINSIENIDKDWARYNAARAISAFCTTFKIKIDLSHFSKMPENNSRNIPTDAEISAGFFKFDIYLTNRGKQVNGNVKDSWQLWRWTYGMLAVFGLRPRELFINPDIDWWLSQENVDLTWKVDKDCKTGEREALPLYKQWIEEFDLRNPKYLEMLAMAISKKDKNNHAEITALIQRISWWFRKIGLDFKPYDLRHAWAIRAHILGIPIKAAADNLGHGVQVHTQTYQRWFSLDMRKLAINQALNKRNEVDLIKEDNAKLSMENERLQLEVEKLKMEMVYKRS; this is translated from the coding sequence ATGATAACAAAATTAACACTGGAATTAGAGCAAGTAAATCTGCGATTGAAGTCTGCAAAGACAAGGGTAACAATCCGGGAATCAAATGGATCTCTGCAATTACGGGCGACTTTACCAATTAAACCGGGAGACAAGGACATCAGGAGTACTGCGAGAAAACAATACAACATCACTTTGAATATTCCCGCTAACTTCGATGGACTAAAAACCGCTGAAGAAGAAGCTTATGAATTAGGAAAGTTAATTGCTCGAAAAACCTTTGAATGGAATGATAAATATTTAGGAAATGAAGCAATTAAAAATAACTCTGCCACCATAGGAGAATTACTCGAACAATTTGAAGCAGAGTATTTTAAAACTCATAAACGCACTACCAAAAGCGAACATACATTTTTTTATTATTTTTCCCGGACAAAACGCCACACTAACCCCCAAGATTTGGCAACCGCAGTAAATCTAATTAATTCAATCGAAAACATTGATAAAGATTGGGCGAGATATAATGCAGCCAGAGCTATATCTGCTTTTTGCACAACATTCAAAATCAAAATTGATTTATCTCATTTTTCCAAAATGCCTGAAAATAATTCCCGCAACATCCCTACAGATGCAGAAATCTCAGCGGGATTTTTCAAGTTTGACATTTACCTGACTAACAGAGGTAAGCAAGTTAATGGAAATGTTAAAGATAGCTGGCAACTTTGGCGCTGGACTTATGGAATGTTAGCTGTTTTTGGTTTACGTCCACGAGAACTCTTTATTAATCCTGATATTGATTGGTGGTTGAGCCAAGAAAATGTAGATTTAACCTGGAAAGTCGATAAAGATTGCAAAACTGGCGAAAGAGAGGCTTTACCGTTATATAAACAATGGATTGAGGAATTTGATTTAAGGAATCCTAAATATTTAGAAATGCTAGCAATGGCAATTAGTAAAAAGGACAAAAATAATCATGCAGAAATCACGGCATTAATCCAGAGAATTAGTTGGTGGTTTAGAAAAATTGGCTTAGACTTTAAGCCCTATGATTTACGTCACGCTTGGGCAATTCGAGCGCACATTCTAGGAATTCCCATCAAAGCAGCGGCGGATAATTTGGGGCATGGTGTGCAAGTTCACACCCAAACCTATCAGCGTTGGTTCTCCCTAGATATGCGAAAGTTAGCAATAAATCAAGCTTTAAATAAGCGAAATGAAGTTGATTTGATTAAGGAGGATAATGCCAAGTTGAGCATGGAGAATGAGAGGTTGCAATTAGAGGTTGAAAAATTAAAAATGGAGATGGTTTATAAACGGAGTTAA
- the nifK gene encoding nitrogenase molybdenum-iron protein subunit beta, giving the protein MPQNPEKIQDHVELFHQPEYQQLFENKKQFENGHSPEEVQRVAEWTKSWEYREKNFAREALTVNPAKGCQPLGAIFAAVGFEGTLPFVQGSQGCVAYFRTHLTRHYKEPFSGVSSSMTEDAAVFGGLQNMIDGLANSYQLYKPKMIAVCTTCMAEVIGDDLQAFINNAKQAGSVPQDFPVPYAHTPSFVGSHITGYDNMLKGILSNLTAGKKKAKSNGKINFIPGFDTYVGNNREIKRIAGLFGFDYTILADNSDYLDSPNTGEFDMYPGGTKLEDAADSINAKATIALQAHSTPKTREYIAKEWQQPVTVCRPWGIKATDEFLMKLSELSGIAIPEELEIERGRAVDAMTDSHSWIHGKRFAIYGEPDLVYSVVGFMLEMGAEPVHILVNNSNEVFEKELQAVLDASPFGKSATIWGGKDLWHMRSLMFTEPVDLLIGNSYGKYLWRDTKTPLVRIGYPIMDRHHLHRYSTIGYQGVINLLNWIVNTIFDDIDHNTNIPSKTDISYDLIR; this is encoded by the coding sequence ATGCCACAAAATCCAGAAAAGATTCAAGATCACGTCGAGCTATTCCACCAACCGGAATATCAGCAGTTATTTGAAAACAAAAAGCAGTTTGAAAACGGCCACAGCCCCGAAGAAGTACAACGGGTTGCAGAATGGACGAAGTCTTGGGAATATCGTGAAAAGAACTTCGCTCGTGAAGCTTTAACTGTTAACCCTGCTAAAGGTTGTCAACCTTTAGGCGCTATCTTCGCTGCTGTTGGGTTTGAAGGTACTCTGCCTTTTGTCCAAGGTTCTCAAGGTTGCGTGGCTTACTTCCGTACCCACTTAACCCGTCACTACAAAGAACCATTCTCTGGTGTGTCTTCTTCAATGACTGAAGATGCAGCGGTGTTTGGTGGACTGCAAAACATGATTGATGGGTTGGCTAACTCTTACCAACTCTACAAGCCAAAAATGATTGCTGTCTGCACCACCTGTATGGCAGAAGTAATTGGGGATGACTTGCAAGCGTTCATCAACAACGCCAAGCAAGCTGGTTCAGTTCCTCAAGATTTCCCAGTTCCTTACGCTCACACTCCTAGCTTTGTTGGTTCCCACATTACGGGTTACGACAACATGCTGAAGGGTATTCTTTCTAACCTGACAGCAGGCAAGAAGAAGGCAAAAAGCAACGGTAAAATCAACTTCATTCCTGGGTTTGATACCTATGTTGGCAACAACCGAGAAATCAAGCGGATTGCTGGTTTGTTCGGTTTTGACTATACAATTCTGGCTGACAACAGCGACTACTTAGATTCACCTAACACTGGTGAGTTTGATATGTATCCAGGTGGTACAAAGCTGGAAGATGCAGCAGATTCAATCAATGCTAAGGCAACGATCGCACTGCAAGCTCACTCTACCCCTAAAACCCGCGAGTACATTGCAAAAGAGTGGCAGCAACCAGTTACAGTTTGCCGTCCTTGGGGTATTAAGGCTACTGACGAGTTCTTGATGAAACTCAGCGAACTGTCAGGTATTGCTATTCCTGAAGAATTGGAAATTGAGCGTGGTCGCGCAGTTGATGCGATGACTGACTCCCACTCTTGGATACACGGCAAGCGCTTTGCTATCTACGGTGAACCAGATTTAGTTTACAGCGTTGTTGGCTTCATGCTGGAAATGGGTGCTGAACCAGTGCATATCTTGGTTAACAACTCCAATGAAGTGTTCGAGAAAGAACTGCAAGCGGTGCTAGATGCTAGCCCCTTCGGTAAGAGCGCAACAATCTGGGGTGGTAAAGACTTGTGGCACATGCGTTCTTTGATGTTCACTGAACCTGTTGACCTGTTGATCGGTAACTCCTATGGTAAGTACCTGTGGCGTGACACCAAGACTCCTTTAGTGAGAATTGGTTACCCCATCATGGATCGCCACCACTTACACCGCTACTCCACTATCGGTTATCAAGGTGTGATCAACTTGCTCAACTGGATTGTGAACACAATCTTCGATGATATCGACCACAACACCAACATTCCTTCTAAGACCGATATTTCTTACGACTTGATTCGTTAA
- a CDS encoding Mo-dependent nitrogenase C-terminal domain-containing protein produces the protein MESTTHSHSHPHYSPPNVRSGNPIQRLLNPLRRLVDGIPVKNSRFAHLVCQVIPCCCPFERSIQVFGRSFDIPPLCKLNPLYDEFVGMRFRALSYLADDCGEDITKYIC, from the coding sequence ATGGAATCTACTACTCATTCTCATTCTCACCCTCATTACTCCCCCCCTAATGTTAGATCAGGAAACCCCATCCAACGTCTCCTCAATCCTTTGCGGCGCTTGGTGGATGGAATCCCGGTTAAAAATTCCCGCTTTGCTCACCTAGTTTGTCAGGTAATTCCTTGCTGCTGCCCCTTTGAGCGCAGTATTCAAGTATTTGGGCGGAGCTTCGATATCCCACCACTGTGCAAACTCAATCCTTTGTATGACGAGTTTGTGGGTATGCGGTTTCGGGCTTTATCTTATCTTGCTGATGATTGTGGTGAGGATATCACGAAATACATTTGTTAG
- the nifE gene encoding nitrogenase iron-molybdenum cofactor biosynthesis protein NifE — protein MKTTQGKVNELLSEPGCEHNQHKQSEKKNKSCAQQAQPGAAQGGCAFDGAMIALVPITDAAHLVHGPIACAGNSWGSRGSLSSGPQLYKMGFTTDLGENDVIFGGEKKLYQAILQLQKRYQPAAVFVYATCVTALIGDDIDAVCKAAAEKTGTPVIPVIAPGFIGSKNLGNRFGGESLLEYVVGTAEPEFTTPYDINLIGEYNIAGEMWGVLPLLEKLGIRVLSKITGDARYNEIRYAHRAKLNVMICSRALLNMARKMEERYGIPYIEESFYGINDVNQCLRNIAAKLGDRDLQERTEKLIAEETAALDLALAPYRDRLKGKRVVLYTGGVKSWSIISAAKDVGIEVVATSTRKSTEEDKAKIKKLIGQDGIMLEKGNAQELLELIKETKADMLIAGGRNQYTALKARIPFLDINQERHHPYAGYVGMIEMARELYEALYSPVWEQIRKPAPWD, from the coding sequence ATGAAAACTACCCAAGGCAAAGTTAACGAGCTGCTTAGTGAGCCAGGATGCGAACATAATCAGCATAAACAAAGTGAAAAGAAAAATAAGTCTTGCGCGCAACAAGCCCAACCAGGTGCGGCTCAAGGGGGTTGTGCTTTTGATGGAGCGATGATTGCTTTAGTGCCAATTACTGATGCTGCTCATTTGGTTCACGGGCCGATCGCTTGTGCTGGTAATTCCTGGGGTAGTCGTGGTAGTCTCTCTTCTGGGCCGCAGCTTTACAAGATGGGCTTTACGACTGACTTGGGTGAAAATGATGTGATTTTCGGGGGCGAGAAAAAGCTTTATCAGGCGATTTTGCAACTTCAGAAACGCTATCAACCGGCGGCGGTGTTTGTCTATGCTACTTGTGTAACGGCTTTGATTGGTGATGATATCGATGCTGTTTGCAAGGCTGCGGCTGAGAAAACTGGTACTCCTGTAATCCCGGTGATTGCTCCTGGCTTTATTGGTAGTAAAAATTTAGGTAACCGCTTTGGCGGTGAATCTTTGCTGGAATATGTAGTTGGCACTGCTGAACCGGAATTTACTACACCCTATGATATTAATTTAATCGGCGAGTATAACATCGCTGGGGAAATGTGGGGTGTATTGCCGTTGTTAGAAAAGTTAGGCATTCGGGTTTTATCAAAAATTACGGGTGATGCTCGCTACAATGAAATTCGTTACGCTCACCGCGCCAAGCTGAATGTGATGATTTGCTCACGGGCGCTGCTGAATATGGCGAGAAAGATGGAGGAGCGTTACGGCATCCCCTATATTGAAGAGTCTTTCTACGGCATTAATGATGTCAATCAGTGTCTACGGAATATTGCGGCTAAATTGGGCGATCGCGATTTGCAAGAACGGACAGAAAAGCTGATTGCTGAAGAAACAGCGGCTTTGGATTTGGCGTTGGCTCCTTATCGCGATCGCCTCAAAGGTAAGCGTGTGGTGCTGTATACTGGCGGTGTCAAGAGTTGGTCAATTATTTCCGCTGCTAAGGATGTGGGGATAGAAGTTGTCGCTACCAGCACTCGCAAAAGCACAGAAGAAGACAAAGCCAAGATTAAGAAATTAATCGGTCAAGATGGCATCATGCTGGAAAAGGGTAACGCCCAGGAATTGCTAGAACTGATTAAAGAAACTAAAGCAGATATGCTGATTGCTGGGGGACGGAACCAGTACACCGCTCTAAAAGCGCGGATTCCCTTCCTCGATATTAACCAAGAACGCCACCATCCCTATGCAGGTTACGTGGGGATGATTGAAATGGCACGGGAACTGTACGAAGCCCTTTACAGCCCTGTGTGGGAGCAAATCCGTAAGCCCGCACCTTGGGACTAA